The DNA window TATTATAATCTATGGCGATATTTATTGCACCTCATTGTATATATGTTCTGCTTAACAGGATCCAGAAGGCGAACAGGAGAAGCTGTTTACAGAGAGGGACGCTTGGTGGTTGTACTCATTCAGGGTAAGCACGCACATGTATAGGAGTCATATACTGGAGGGGAGTGCGGCGGATGACAAGGGGGCCCGACCTACCCCATTCATTCTACTATATGTGTCTGTAATGTAAAGGTTACAATTGTATCATTGTGAGAATGTGCCGaacttagagggagtctgtcaaaccaataatagtgccatgtagtgCTGTCTGCCGTACTATCTGACTACCTCTGTATCCGACTACCTGCTAACTGGAGAGCAGTATGACTGTAGGATtggattgtttgtagtctgttacatgGATACACATAGGTTTGCATCAGGGCTGTAAACACAAAACAGTATCATATTTATAATCAAAACTATTTGTAAACTTGCttatttatatttaaagggattgtccagaaccTGAAAGAAATTGATCCTGAAGTCCTACccactggataggtcatcagtatcagatcggttggagtccgacacccagaccccgTCCCAAACAATATACTACCGCTtgtatacaagtgaatggaagtgGGATTGCAGTTCCAGGCGCcaccattacactgtatggaccagaagctatatacagtggacagagcgccatacactgtagtggtggtgcctggaactgcagcctCGCTCCCACTCAATGGAATGAATGCAGGGCTGCTTCTGACTGTATATCTAGTATCCGAAATTGGGACAGTGTCGGACCccgactgatctgatactgatgacttatcctgtggatgGATCATAACATCAATTACCTTTAgatcctgggaaacccctttaagcataattTCACATATATGGATGCAAGTCCCTTTAATTCTGATGTGAGTGACTGCATCGATAATTTATCATCAGGACTCCCCTCGTCCAGGGATCTATAACATCCGAGATTTTCTCCAAGAGGCAAAACTTAATCCTGTTCAGCAAACCTACAGCTTCAAAGGGCAAGGCCGGAAAAAGCCCCTGAGCAGAGCGGGATCCGGAGAGGCTTTATTACCCGGCTGCTACAAGATCCCAGAATTCTGCGACCTGGTGGAACAACTCCCACGTTCATCTTCATTCCACGCGACCTCGAGAAGTGCTGCGGCCCTTGGGGTGAAAGATAAGGTAAGGCAAAGGGTTCATTAAAATTGGTTATTAGTCATTCCTGTATTGCAGGGCTCCATAAGATAGCACAGTGTGAACGCTGACAATGTTTTCTGGAGTACGCGCGTTTTTACATTTCGGTATTTCTATGAGGCTGAGGCCGCACGTTGCAGAgacgcagattttttgttgcagattttgctgaagtttttttgagccaaagtaccggattcaactcatctgagcattatactgtggggctcatattaagggggacattatactttgggggccaCACTGAGGCAGACATTATACTACGGGcatattaagggggacattatactttggggcatattaaggggggcattatagtgtgggggcaaaaTTGAGGTGGACATTATACTACGGGGCATATTAAGGggcacattatagtgtgggggccaaaTTGAGGTGGACAGTATACTACGGGGcatattaagggggacattatattgtggggcatattaagggggcattatagtgtgggggccaaaTTGAGGTGGACAGTATATTACGGGGcatattaagggggacattatactttggggcatattaagggggcattatagtgtgggggccaaaTTGAGGTGGACAGTATACTACAGGGCatattaaggggggcattatactgtggggcatattaagggggacattatagtgtgggtgtCAAATTGAGGTGGACAGTATATTACGGGGcatattaaggggacattatagtgtgggggccaatCTGAGGTGGACAGTATACTGTGGATGCCATATTAAGatggacaatatactgtggggatcACATTgtgggggacattacaatgtggttgccatattaaaggggacattatacggtGGGGCCACAATAAGCAaggcattatattgtggtggCTACAtttaggggaacattatactgtggggttatATTAaagtgggatattatactgtggaggcatattaagggggacattatactgtggggatcaCAATGAGcaaggcattatattgtgggggccacATTGAAGGGGACGTCATATTGTGAGGAATTACATTGAGCGGGACATTATAGTTTAGGGGCCAAATTAAGAGGGACATCATATTGTGAGGAACCACATTGAGTGCtacagtatactgtgggggcatataaaggggaacattatactatgagggtcATGGTGCGctgggcattatattgtggtggCCACAATGGGGGTGACATTACACTATGGGAGCCACAAGGAGGAGAGAGGAGTACCGGTGGcctctagggttgagcaatcgggatcggaaaagatcagcgtaaatttcacgatcgcgattggaattccgatcccgctggatcttttccagcgggattgaggtcagaggttatctcaagatcagctcaaccctaaaagtgatttttcccatagagaagcattgactagggttgcgcGATAGGGGTCGGAAATGATCAGATTCCGATGAGCGATCGAGCAAaattcatgatcgggatcagctggaaaatgatcggaaatcggattttaaaatcaatcctgaaatctcaagatcggttcaaccctagtgGCCTCCCATCTCCGGAAGCGCCAAAACGGACCACCCCAGGCATATGGGTTATATACATTTTTGTTGTAAAGGGAGTATGTACAAGTTAggcgggggggggaaggggtttagcttaggggtaaagttttaatttatcccagacaacccctttaagtgagcccTTTGGTGTCAGCATGCCTTTTTGTTTCACTGAATTAAATAGCGTGATCATACTCAAAAGTAATGTGAACAAGGACCAACCAGCATTACTCTTACCCCTATTTCGGTATTATACTGAACCCCTTCCTATTTCGGATGAGACCTCTCCTAATTGATGAGTATTCTTGGAGTCATTACAATAGATCTACGTCCTCAGCTTATAAGAATCCGCAGATATTCTTCTCCCGGGGTCTCCTCGGCTGGACAGACCGCACTGTTCATAcattatagatttttttgtagCTAAAGGTGATTTTCTATTACCAAGAGTCGGGTTGTCAACTCCAGCCATATTAGCGGCAGAACCTTTTCACCTTTCCTTACAGCTCGATCCCTCCGTCCTATTTCTCTCTCCACTTGGTAAATAACAGACAGCCATTGTTAATGTCACCTTTACCTCCAGGCCTGAGCTACAAATATCAGGCACAAAGTGCTGAGCGCCCGTAATCCTGTATACTGGGTATTCCTACCGACAGAATGAAATATGAAATtcaatgaaatttgccacattttttgcaaaattcCAGGCATCATGCATCTAGTTTTGTGCACGAAGATTGTAACTAGGAACAGACAATATCTGGGCCCCAGGGCCAAttctagcttttctgctgcatgaGGCAAAAATTAGACTTGACTACCACTGTTGCTTTCTGCTGCATGAGGCGAAAATTGACATGGAATCCCCTTGCCTGACTAACCCTGTGCACCAGCACAGAAGCCACCTAAGATATGTCACTAAGCCCCAGCCCACGTATTGTCATTGAAGTAAGACGTGGACATGTACCCAGTTTCAgtgctcagcttaaaggggttgccaggAATCGAACAAACTCTGGAGGTGCCCGGGACAGGTGTATCATTAAAAAATAGCCTCAAATGTTTCCAACACTCCAGTTTCCACCATTCTCTTTGGTCATGCAACATGCATGGTACCGGCATGGCCCACATGaccgctgaagcccaatcacaggcctcatcagTCTCTGACGTCTATCATGATTTCTCTGAGACTGGAAGAAGCcctggggaggtgagtaacattctTATATTTGATCACCTCCTCTAGGACTCcgctcattatactgtgggatctgaagagaactcagagtataatattagcagtTCTGCTTCAGACATGTTCTCTCCAAACAACACCGATGGGCTAAACCCGTGAGACAAATCTCTCAGGGACTCAGaaatctgccgcctgaggcgagaCACTCATCTTGACTTATGGCAGGTACGGCCCTAGTGACGGCTAGCTCTTACAGAGCAGTGCACCTCCTTATGTCTAACCATCCATCACCATTTGTGAGCCTTGAAATCCTTAGCAGAGTGCTTTATATGGATTCTAATACACAATAGGAATTTGTTTTTAAGGTGACAGTGCCCCCCTTGATACTAGGCCATTGTGCAACTGCATGTAGCAATTGTAGCAATTGCAAATATGGTATGTTAAGCCCCCTCCCCAACCCTACTGTATTATTGGTGGCATGGCTCCCAAGATGCAATGCTTCTAAGACAGACAATCCTGTATGAAATCAGAGGCTtaggtaggtacagtatatccCCATCACAGTCTATGACTATTAATGTATATTAAGGGTTTGTGCAACTCGTCTGTGGGTAACAAACCCTTCTAATATAATATGTCATTGATAATTTGTATTTCACATCTAATTTTCAGGACATAAACACAGATCCCTGTCAGTATAATCTCATCGCTCCACCAGTGCACCAACATCACTGCAAGTAAGTAGCAGATTTATTACTGGAAATAGAGACTAAGGCTAAAGAAATTCTCTGCAACTAATAGAGTCCGAGCAAGAGACACTGGGAGAAGTATAAAGCAGAGCGGCCTGCACATGATGGAAACGCcagctgattttgtcaaaatacacgtgtaaaaatcagactcccattgacttcaataccaTTTTTattagcttctctccctctatcatataaccctatatatcacagagctcagcttctctcctctatcatataaccctatatatcacagagctcagcttctctcctctatcatataaccctatatatcacacagctcagcttctcgcctctatcatataaccctatatatcacacagctcagcttctctcctctatcctataaccctatatatcacacagctcagcttctctcctctatcatataaccctatatatcacacagctcagcttctctccctctatcatataaccctatatatcacacagctcagcttctctcctctatcatataaccctatatatcacagagctcagcttctctcctctatcatatacccctatatatcacacagctcagcttctctcctctatcatatacccctatatatcacacagctcagcttct is part of the Leptodactylus fuscus isolate aLepFus1 chromosome 3, aLepFus1.hap2, whole genome shotgun sequence genome and encodes:
- the STPG4 gene encoding protein STPG4, which codes for MASVKIRRSNLQIESPKKDPEGEQEKLFTERDAWWLYSFRDSPRPGIYNIRDFLQEAKLNPVQQTYSFKGQGRKKPLSRAGSGEALLPGCYKIPEFCDLVEQLPRSSSFHATSRSAAALGVKDKDINTDPCQYNLIAPPVHQHHCKHFMFRSAVQRFPTIHFIPREGPGPGDYNLESSSSPGISSSFRSSVPRFRSSRSKTPGPGTYDPTRQLPKQPPTVAKMGRRHGLFFRNSFDF